The Hevea brasiliensis isolate MT/VB/25A 57/8 chromosome 1, ASM3005281v1, whole genome shotgun sequence genome has a window encoding:
- the LOC110662403 gene encoding putative disease resistance RPP13-like protein 1 has protein sequence MVLGEVILAAILGMLLTRLTSPEFLRFINGLGCQKKMKKWIEFLPMLMAVLDDAEEKQQKDKTVRKWLDDLRDLAYDAEDLLDKFNTKASRRRLNPRARNFRVGQKLSPGAVKFFCRMRSGIKKITIRLQDISQRADKLGLLRILEGSSSQLSRRTPSTCLPNEPGIYGRDGDKEKVLEMVLRRESSSVDANFRVIAIVGMAGVGKTTLAKLVYNDCSISNFQAKGWVCISEEFDVKRVTKAILESITSQSCELQELNDVQVKLRKELTRKKLLLVLDDVWNKNYAEWQELKSPFSAAAPGSKIIVTTRWEDVALTMGSVPHYHKLELLSDEDCWSVFSKHAFENRDPGRHPNLELIRKNVIQKCSGLPLAAMTLGGLLRSKRRDEWENVLNRKFWNLPDESHILEALRLSYHHLPSHLKRCFGYCAVLPKGYEFNEEELVLRWIAVGMIQQQEDGDQKEEIGSKYFHELVSRSIFQVSSGNKALYVMHDLINDLAQWAAGDTCFKLEEANKESARFKKARHSSYIREDCDSIKKLGAIGECKYLRTFLPFGHGDTSYITNHVIDLVLNLKWLRVLSFKGYNITELPCSIGKLKHLRHLDLSCTMLKSLPESTSSLFNLLFLILRDCSHLTKLPSNLKNLINLLHLDITNVSSLSEMPEGIGKLKCLCKLSDFLVDKHAGCGIEELMNLNSLRGTLRISGLENVVDVQQARQANLSAKQDLDALMLKWDSNFNDSRNQRVAKDVLNMLRPHQRLKELIVNGYAGVELPVWVGDPSFSNMVLLRLENCKNCTSLPPLGLLSSLKDLIISGMGGLKSIGAEIYGTGCSNPFPSLGTLRFEHMPEWKTWDALGKQKGEIFLHLRELSLLKCPELVGNLPNNLPSLEKLLVHECECLLVSIINYPVLCELNINGCKEVACRSMSEFSSLNSAVLFRITNFTCPTERGLMRGLKKVENLEIDGCEDLMILLQKDVGLLGSLCSMRCVKIMNCSPLVSFGGGEEEEQQHHGLPCSLKILELVDCKILKGPSLSSLTSMKELHIENCPGLVSFSQTSLPSTLKKLCIGSCGDLRCLLEEGKGKSIYGTYLLEHLYIRNCPSLRSLLSSGKLPACLRHLEIWECPELHSVAETFSDSMFIEHLEIRYCGNLASLPGNLNKLSQLREITIYKCPRFVSFPEDGLPVTNLRKFYIGWCERLEALPRQMQNLTSLLELDIHACPGIVSFPEEGFPTKITSLSMTNLIICNSLFEWGLHKLTSLTHLFITGGCPTVVCFPQEELAMMLPASLTSLSIVNFPNLKYVALHSLSFLEELFISNCPKLTSLPEKDLPHSLLELYIRDCPLRKERPKMASFMNPGFITMCRTGQQDGPRKFPLLLEKRKGNCKRREIFKIDHIPCVYIDNKFIHDQEDEG, from the coding sequence ATGGTTCTGGGAGAGGTTATTCTTGCTGCGATCTTGGGCATGCTCTTAACGAGACTGACATCTCCCGAGTTCTTAAGATTTATAAACGGATTGGGTTGccagaaaaagatgaagaaatgGATAGAGTTTTTACCCATGCTTATGGCGGTCCTCGATGATGCTGAAGAGAAGCAGCAGAAAGACAAGACTGTGAGAAAGTGGCTGGATGATCTCAGGGATCTCGCTTATGATGCAGAGGACTTACTCGATAAGTTTAACACCAAAGCTTCACGACGCAGGTTGAATCCCAGAGCTCGAAATTTCCGCGTTGGACAAAAGCTGAGTCCTGGAGCTGTGAAGTTCTTTTGTAGAATGAGGTCTGGCATAAAGAAGATCACTATCCGGTTACAAGACATTTCTCAGCGAGCAGACAAACTAGGCCTGCTAAGGATCCTTGAGGGTTCATCTTCACAATTGTCGCGAAGAACACCCAGTACGTGTTTGCCAAACGAACCTGGAATCTATGGGAGGGACGGAGATAAAGAGAAGGTTCTTGAAATGGTATTAAGAAGGGAAAGCAGCAGTGTTGATGCCAACTTTCGTGTCATTGCCATTGTTGGAATGGCAGGAGTAGGCAAGACAACGCTTGCTAAGCTTGTATACAATGACTGTTCTATTTCAAATTTCCAGGCGAAGGGATGGGtttgtatttctgaagagtttgaTGTTAAGAGAGTAACCAAGGCAATTCTTGAGTCCATCACTTCCCAGTCATGCGAGCTACAAGAGTTGAATGATGTTCAGGTCAAACTAAGAAAGGAATTAACGAGGAAAAAGTTACTGCTGGTTTTAGATGACGTGTGGAACAAGAATTATGCAGAGTGGCAAGAACTGAAATCCCCCTTTTCAGCTGCAGCTCCAGGAAGTAAAATAATTGTGACGACTCGCTGGGAAGATGTTGCATTAACTATGGGATCTGTCCCACATTATCATAAGTTGGAGCTTTTATCAGATGAGGATTGCTGGTCTGTGTTTTCGAAACATGCATTTGAGAACAGAGATCCTGGCAGACATCCAAATTTGGAATTAATTAGGAAAAACGTAATCCAGAAGTGCAGTGGCTTGCCTTTGGCAGCAATGACTCTTGGTGGCCTTCTACGCTCAAAGCGGAGAGATGAATGGGAAAATGTGCTAAATAGAAAATTCTGGAATCTACCAGATGAAAGTCACATTCTTGAAGCATTGAGATTGAGTTATCACCATTTGCCTTCACATTTGAAGAGGTGTTTTGGTTATTGTGCAGTATTACCAAAAGGGTATGAATTTAACGAAGAAGAGCTAGTCCTTCGGTGGATAGCAGTCGGTATGATTCAGCAGCAAGAAGACGGTGATCAGAAGGAAGAGATAGGCAGCAAATATTTTCATGAGCTTGTGTCCAGGTCAATATTTCAAGTGTCAAGTGGCAATAAAGCCCTATATGTAATGCACGACCTTATCAATGATCTAGCTCAATGGGCTGCCGGAGACACATGTTTTAAATTGGAGGAGGCTAATAAGGAATCTGCGAGATTTAAAAAGGCTCGCCATTCTTCTTACATTCGAGAAGATTGTGACAGCATCAAAAAGTTAGGGGCCATTGGTGAATGTAAGTACTTAAGAACCTTCCTCCCATTCGGACATGGTGATACAAGCTACATAACTAATCATGTTATTGATTTGGTGTTGAACTTGAAATGGTTAAGGGTCCTGAGCTTCAAAGGTTATAACATCACTGAGTTGCCTTGTTCAATTGGAAAATTGAAACATCTAAGACACCTTGACCTTTCTTGCACCATGCTTAAAAGTTTACCTGAGTCAACAAGCTCCTTATTCAACTTGTTGTTTTTAATATTACGAGACTGTTCTCATCTCACAAAGTTGCCTTCAAACTTGAAGAACTTGATCAATCTGCTTCATCTTGATATTACTAATGTATCCTCACTGAGTGAGATGCCAGAAGGAATAGGAAAACTGAAATGTCTCTGCAAATTATCCGATTTTCTTGTTGACAAACACGCTGGATGTGGAATAGAAGAGTTAATGAACTTGAACTCTCTACGTGGAACGCTTCGAATTTCTGGGTTAGAGAATGTGGTTGATGTTCAACAAGCAAGGCAAGCCAATTTAAGCGCAAAGCAAGATCTAGATGCTTTAATGTTGAAATGGGATTCTAATTTTAATGATTCAAGAAATCAAAGAGTAGCAAAAGATGTACTCAACATGCTGAGACCTCATCAAAGGCTAAAAGAGCTGATTGTCAACGGCTATGCAGGTGTGGAGTTACCAGTTTGGGTTGGAGATCCTTCATTCTCTAACATGGTCCTCCTAAGATTAGAAAATTGTAAAAATTGCACGTCCTTGCCACCACTTGGCCTCTTGTCGTCGCTCAAAGACCTGATTATCTCAGGGATGGGTGGATTAAAGAGCATAGGCGCAGAGATTTATGGGACAGGTTGCTCAAATCCTTTCCCCTCACTGGGGACTCTTCGTTTCGAACATATGCCAGAATGGAAGACTTGGGATGCCCTTGGCAAACAAAAAGGTGAAATTTTCCTGCATCTCCGCGAGCTTTCTCTTCTAAAGTGTCCTGAACTAGTGGGAAATTTACCAAACAATCTTCCATCATTGGAAAAGCTTTTAGTTCATGAATGTGAGTGCTTGCTGGTTTCAATAATAAATTATCCAGTGCTCTGCGAATTGAATATTAATGGATGCAAAGAAGTGGCGTGCAGAAGCATGAGTGAGTTTAGCTCACTAAACTCAGCAGTTCTTTTTCGTATTACAAATTTTACTTGTCCAACAGAGCGGGGCCTCATGCGAGGACTGAAAAAAGTAGAAAATTTGGAGATTGACGGCTGTGAGGACCTTATGATTCTGTTGCAGAAGGATGTTGGATTGCTAGGAAGCCTCTGCTCCATGCGTTGTGTTAAAATCATGAATTGTTCACCGCTTGTCTCCTTTGGtggaggtgaagaagaagaacaacAGCACCATGGCTTGCCTTGCTCTCTTAAAATTCTCGAGTTAGTGGATTGTAAAATCTTGAAGGGACCCAGCTTGTCCAGTCTCACATCCATGAAAGAGCTCCATATTGAAAACTGCCCCGGACTtgtttctttttcacaaacaagttTGCCTTCAACTCTTAAAAAACTATGCATCGGTTCCTGTGGCGATTTGCGCTGTTTGCTGGAAGAGGGCAAGGGTAAAAGTATCTACGGCACATATCTTCTTGAACATTTGTACATCAGGAATTGTCCATCTCTCAGGAGCCTATTATCAAGTGGCAAGTTACCTGCTTGTCTTCGACACCTTGAGATTTGGGAATGCCCAGAACTGCATTCAGTAGCTGAGACTTTTTCTGATAGCATGTTTATTGAACATTTGGAGATAAGATATTGTGGTAATCTTGCATCCTTACCTGGGAACCTCAACAAGCTGAGCCAACTTCGCGAGATTACCATATATAAATGTCCCAGATTTGTTTCCTTTCCTGAAGATGGGCTGCCTGTCACCAATCTAAGGAAATTCTACATTGGCTGGTGTGAGAGGCTTGAGGCTCTGCCAAGACAAATGCAAAACTTGACTTCTCTTCTAGAATTGGATATTCATGCTTGTCCAGGAATTGTATCCTTCCCAGAAGAGGGTTTCCCCACCAAAATAACTTCACTTTCAATGACGAATCTCATCATCTGTAACTCCCTCTTTGAATGGGGATTGCATAAACTCACCTCTCTTACACACCTATTCATTACCGGTGGTTGTCCAACTGTTGTGTGTTTTCCTCAGGAGGAGCTAGCGATGATGCTGCCTGCATCTCTGACCAGCTTGTCCATTGTAAATTTCCCAAACCTGAAATATGTGGCCCTCCACAGCCTCTCTTTTCTTGAGGAGCTATTTATCTCTAACTGTCCGAAGCTCACATCCCTCCCAGAAAAGGACCTGCCTCACTCACTACTGGAACTGTATATTCGCGACTGTCCTCTCCGGAAGGAAAGACCGAAAATGGCTAGTTTCATGAATCCAGGATTTATTACAATGTGTCGTACTGGACAACAGGATGGGCCACGAAAGTTTCCCTTGTTATTGGAGAAAAGGAAAGGGAATTGCAAAAGACGGGAGATTTTCAAGATAGATCACATCCCTTGCGTGTATATTGATAACAAATTCATCCATGATCAAGAAGACGAGGGATGA